Proteins encoded in a region of the Vicia villosa cultivar HV-30 ecotype Madison, WI linkage group LG5, Vvil1.0, whole genome shotgun sequence genome:
- the LOC131602548 gene encoding auxin efflux carrier component 4-like has protein sequence MITWHDLYTVLTAVIPLYVAMILAYGSVRWWKIFSPDQCSGINRFVAIFAVPLLSFHFISTNDPYAMNFRFIAADTLQKIIMLLALTVWTNFSANGSLEWMITIFSLSTLPNTLVMGIPLLIAMYGEYSGKLMVQVVVLQCIIWYTLLLFLFEYRGAKLLIMEQFPETAASIVSFKVDSDVVSLDGRDFLETDAEVGDDGKLHVHVRKSNASRRSFMMTPRPSNLTGAEIYSLSSSRNATPRGSNFNHTDFYSMMGYAPRHSNFGAADVYSVQSTSRGPTPRPSNFEENPAPASAAASALVVSSPKFGFYPAQNVPATATYPAPNPEFSSGLSKSISKNSQQQFSQQTQQLVQAQPQTVSNNGAVSKTSHDAKELHMFVWSSSASPVSEASGLQVFGSGAADYGVSDQSGRSEQGAKEIRMLVPDDHPPNGVTSKVENEARPETEFGEEDLKFPVKEEELRLEDRREKEEPAGLNKLGSSSTAELHPTTAGATTVKHMPPASVMTRLILIMVWRKLIRNPNTYSSLIGVIWSLVAFRWHVHMPKIIEKSISILSDAGLGMAMFSLGLFMALQPKMIACGNSVASFAMAVRFLTGPAVMAAASIAVGLRGNLLRVAIVQAALPQGIVPFVFAKEYNVHPAILSTGVIFGMLIALPITLVYYILLGL, from the exons ATGATAACCTGGCACGATCTATACACCGTTTTAACCGCCGTGATTCCCCTCTACGTCGCCATGATCTTAGCCTACGGTTCCGTACGGTGGTGGAAAATATTCTCACCGGACCAATGTTCCGGCATAAACCGGTTCGTTGCTATCTTCGCCGTACCACTTCTTTCCTTCCATTTCATCTCCACCAACGATCCTTACGCGATGAACTTCCGTTTCATCGCGGCGGATACACTTCAGAAAATCATCATGCTCTTAGCACTTACTGTATGGACTAATTTCTCCGCTAACGGAAGCTTAGAGTGGATGATCACAATCTTCTCTCTTTCCACATTGCCGAACACTTTGGTCATGGGGATTCCGCTTCTTATAGCTATGTACGGCGAATATTCCGGCAAGCTTATGGTTCAGGTTGTGGTTCTTCAGTGTATCATTTGGTATACGCTTCTTTTGTTCCTTTTTGAGTACCGTGGCGCGAAGCTTCTCATCATGGAACAGTTTCCGGAAACTGCTGCTTCTATTGTTTCCTTTAAAGTTGATTCTGATGTTGTGTCGCTTGATGGAAGGGATTTTCTTGAAACGGATGCGGAGGTTGGTGATGATGGTAAGCTTCATGTTCATGTCAGAAAATCCAATGCTTCCCGGAGGTCTTTTATGATGACTCCTCGGCCGTCGAATCTCACCGGAGCTGAGATTTATAGTTTGAGCTCTTCGAGGAACGCGACGCCGCGAGGTTCGAATTTTAACCATACGGATTTCTACTCCATGATGGGTTATGCGCCGAGACATTCTAATTTTGGTGCGGCGGATGTGTATTCCGTTCAGTCTACGTCACGTGGCCCTACTCCGAGACCATCTAATTTCGAAGAGAATCCAGCACCAGCATCAGCAGCAGCATCGGCACTGGTGGTGAGCTCTCCGAAATTTGGATTTTATCCGGCACAGAATGTGCCGGCAACAGCTACTTACCCGGCTCCAAACCCAGAATTTTCTTCTGGATTGAGCAAGAGTATTAGCAAAAACTCTCAGCAGCAATTTTCTCAACAGACACAGCAATTGGTTCAGGCACAACCACAAACAGTTAGCAACAATGGTGCTGTTTCTAAAACGAGCCATGATGCTAAAGAGCTTCACATGTTTGTGTGGAGCTCTAGTGCGTCGCCGGTTTCTGAAGCTAGTGGGCTTCAAGTCTTTGGAAGTGGAGCGGCTGATTACGGAGTGTCTGATCAATCTGGACGCTCCGAACAAGGTGCTAAGGAGATTAGAATGTTGGTTCCTGATGACCATCCTCCAAATGGGGTCACCAGTAAAG ttgaaaatgaaGCTAGGCCAGAAACAGAGTTTGGTGAAGAAGACTTGAAGTTTCCAGTAAAAGAAGAAGAACTCCGGCTAGAAGATCGCCGAGAGAAAGAAGAACCCGCCGGGCTGAACAAACTAGGATCAAGCTCAACCGCGGAGCTACACCCGACAACCGCGGGTGCCACCACCGTAAAACACATGCCTCCGGCAAGCGTAATGACCCGTCTCATATTGATCATGGTTTGGCGGAAGCTAATCCGCAACCCAAACACATATTCCAGCCTCATTGGTGTCATTTGGTCCCTAGTAGCCTTCAG GTGGCATGTGCATATGCCCAAAATAATAGAGAAATCAATCTCCATACTGTCTGATGCTGGTCTTGGAATGGCTATGTTCAGTTTAG GTTTGTTTATGGCTCTACAACCTAAGATGATTGCTTGTGGGAACTCGGTTGCTTCATTTGCTATGGCTGTTCGATTTCTTACTGGTCCGGCTGTCATGGCAGCGGCTTCCATTGCTGTTGGCCTGCGTGGCAACCTTTTACGCGTAGCTATTGTTCag GCCGCACTTCCTCAAGGTATCGTTCCGTTTGTGTTTGCAAAAGAGTACAATGTCCATCCGGCTATTCTTAGTACTGG GGTTATATTTGGAATGTTGATAGCACTACCAATTACTCTAGTCTACTACATATTACTTGGTTTGTAA